CTGTACCAGCATGCCGCCGGGGCGCACCTCCCATTTGATTTCACCACCTTTGTTGCTGGATCCCACGGCGGCGCCGCCACCGCTTGCTAGCTTTGTTGATGAGTTGTTTCTGCAGAACTTGATTGACCTTAGCTTCATCATTTTTCCACTCACTTGTAAATTAAAAGCTTAAAAAACGGTGATATATGGATCCACGAAGctgcacacacatatatatatacggctAGGACAGTTATGGCCAACCATAAAATTTACTCCCTATATTAAAGACACAGCAGCTCAACTGTCGTTACATGACTACAAAAATATACTCAAAataaagttatttatttatttttttcaaatgttgATCAAGTGAGTAAAATATAATTCTCATACTaaaagttacaagttcaatttttgtcaattttattgACTAACTGAATCTTATTAATAATCTTCTTAATAAATTTTACTTCACTAAGTACAtgtatatctactatactaataagagccaaagaaagttaggcctaaaatgggtagaaaaaatgtcggtcaaattatttaatcaaatggatggttcagatgaattatttaatcaaatagatggttaagataattcagattaatattattaatagagattacctaatttaaccttacttttatgattatccgttaagttttccgttaaatattcttttatccgttaatattccgttaacttttaactgcccattaatttctataagaaagatcttaggttctaagctcatctcaatcaaatttgacataattaagtttctcattctatttactcttattaaattaaataaattagtagctagaacaaaaaatgatacatatgtatttctgtaatttagaattatatgtctcctacctttatttgaaaaaattattcattatcaaaaaattaaattaaataagagaaataatttcattagttatattgtctttattttctctcatgcaaagattctttacattcaaatttatcaattgatattcattacattgtccattatcttatttttacaatatcttgtaattaaatatcaaagtcatagtacaaaataatgttatatatttatttaccaagtattttattaatactatgaaatttttttttaaataatttgaagctaattatattaactacttggggattggttgacaaagagagtactcaaataacccaacaaattgaagcggaatcgctctattttactcttattgaattaaataaattagtagttacaccaaaaaatgatacatatgtatttctttaataccataaaaaaattaaaaaaaagaataatttgaaaccaatcatattaactacttggaggattggttgacaatgaaagtactcaaatgacccattacccagcaaattgaagtgagaaactaccttttaatatctttgaaatatataatattttaaatttttaaatttttattaatttatttaactttttttcttaaactagagatttctttatccacaataactcattcaacaataatggttgaaccaaatgaaccccaagcagaacacctaaaggaaagtccatagctcctatatcataatctcattgcatgacgttgtcatctatgctaccaagaataaccgaattgcaaatgacacactaccaacaaaaaagaagagaacaaatagtaaagatgaagacaatgacaatgttactcaaaagagaattaagaacacttagaaaaattcaaatgaaaagtaatatttatttagactatcatttttagaccaaatatttagactatcgattttacaaggttgcaaacatttattttagtaataattataatgaattttctatattatcttggattcatatactttgagttagatatttaaataaaaaaaattcgacactcaattatccatgtataaacttcccctatataatattgcagtgatatactttcaaatatttatttaaatataaacattgggtattaactcatacgCACAATGCgcatataaaactagtatatatatatacttacaagtTTCGGGTAGTAGTGGTTATGATTCACTAACCaccaaatacatatatatacttacaagtTTCTCAAAATTGCTTTACTTAATTACTCAAATAATGGTCCTAATTAATAACaatcataaaataatattgGGGACATGATTTTGCCACCTCCCCTAATCATGTTGTATCTTTTGTcatattgaatttaattattatatataccttCAATATACCACTATTTTTTAATCAACCGTCATGTATTTTATTTAATGAGATTATAATAAGCTAAACTAGATAGTTCAAGACCCAATTAAGTACCTTATGTTGTTGAACCAAAAGTCTAGTGAGACTCAATCCCTGTTTTTCTCTCTAAACTTTACCCTGTGAGCAACACGAATTATATTAACTAGTTTGATGCATAACCattaacttataataatatagtaaccAACACTTAGGCCAAAATTTTTTAACCGGTTAAGAATATATGTttagaatatattattattattattattattattattatttatttgagtaCACAACATATATACGCACATTTGTTGTGTTGTGGTTGgctatgttaattaattaaggtatcATCCCATGTGGGGCGTAGAGAAAGGTTGAATGGAGGAACGCATGCATGCAAAGTTAAAGCTGGatgggaaaaataaaaatttaagatttGGATTCTCTTTTTCACGACTCCCATAAGATTTGTTTGCTGTAAGCTAAGCATGCATGCAATGCATGCATTCCAAGGATCTATTCCAGGGATTCTATTTGATTCCCCACATGGACTTTtctttctatattttctactaaTTAActctgtatgtatatatgtatatgtgtgtgaatatatatatagagagagagacagatGTATGATCTTAATTGAGTCTTGAATGTTTTGGAAACAATACATGATAATGCCAcctttgatttttgtttttgttcaagATTAAGCTCAAGATTATGGAGTTAAGATTGCATGGCtatattgaaattcaaaaaaatattcttcaaagattttatatgtattttcaattgattaaacttttgcccatattattattatatggatccaaataatataagaataataaaaaatatatcttccacaGTATTGTCGTCGGACTGAGAGTGTAGGCTATTGGGGTAAGAAATTTCGTCTTTGTGGACAAGAgtatgatatatatttatttaagtcATAATTATCGTATGATTAGACAATTGACATATGTATTCATCGTTATACACTAGTAGCCACACGAAGCGAAGTAACGGTCATACTTAACATCCATACCGTCATCTCATAGATGTTGAACCCGGacctatattcacaattttaaaactctatgtttactattgtagaactctatgtttacaattttagaactctatattcacaacctTAGAAGtctatttacaaaattacattactcaatattcacaatttttaaactctatattcacaattttgatatatagattaaaaaattgtgttatactgttaaatatagaattctgtaattgtgaatatagagttctgtattTGTAgatatataattctaaaattgtgaacatggacccgaCTCCACTGGCAAATtatagctatgtggaccataatcaaatgcacatttttaatgtactaaatgtacattatttttgtactgaatgtacatcccctgaatataatatacattatttttatactgaatgtacattatttttatattgaatgtgcattatttaatagtatggtccacacagttgtgtggatcatgatgATTGGACTCCACCCTTTTGGACCCGGCTCCATCACATAAAACCCGATAATTTTACTGAAACGACACCGTTGGAAGAAGAAGGCAATAATGTGCCATAGTGGGCCTTTACTAGAGCAATAATGGCCCTGAGTTTCACttattaaagattttttttctctcaaaaaaaTCTTATGGACCATAATAAATGAAACTCAGGCCCATTAATGCTCTAGTAAAGGCCCACTACGGCACATTATTGCATTCTTCTTCCAACGGCGTCGTTTCACCAGAATTACCAATACTCGTCGCAGGTAACAGCTCAGCACATTTGAATGGCTAGGATAAGGCCATAATAGTATCAGCGAATCAGCATGTTTAAACCACCAGCAAAAAAGCTCCAAACTATAACCCCTTTCTGCTCTTCAGAGCTATGAATTCATCTGTTTTGAAGCAAGAATTTTGAGGTGGGAGCATGTATTCTGTGTTCTTAGCTGTAGAATCAGCTCTGGCTTGAGTTTCTGTGCTCATAATAATGCaagcttttggtgtttggcctCTGAAAAGTGATTCTTGGAAGGGATTTGAGGTGGGTTTATGTTCtaattcaatttcaagaagTGGGGTGGTTGAAAGATTTGATCTTGCTGGAAATGGTGGTTTCAGGACTTGTTTTCTTAGGGCACAGATTTGTGGGTCTAGATGGAAATCATTGTCTGAACATTCCTTTCCCAGATTTCCCAGATTTCATTTCTTCAGTAATCCAAGAAAAAATGGCAGTTTTGGCTCATTTTCAGCTTTAGCCCTAGTTTCAGAGGAGCAGAAATCTGTGTGTGGCACTCTGGAGAAAGATTCTCTGTCACTGAATCAAGTTTCTGAGAAAATTCAGAATGAAGATTTTGGTTGTTTGCAGCTTGAGGGAATAAGAAATGTTGGATTGTCTCGCGAAGGCGATGATGGTGGTGAAGATGGCAATGGGAATGATTCCCATAACCAGGAAGAGATTAGGGGTAAAAAAAATGGGAGGATTGATGTTAAAGCACTGGCACAGAGCCTGCACAGTGCCAAGAATGCAGATGATGTAGAAGAGATTCTAAGGGACAAGGGAGATCTTCCACTTCAAGTGTGTTCATCTATGATTAGAGGTTTTGGCAAAGATAAAAAGCTAGATTCTGCAATGGCTCTTGTGGATTGGCTGAGGAGAAGGAGCAAAGATTCTAGTGGTTCTGTTCATCCAAATCTCTTCATTTACAACAGTCTCTTGGGGGCTGCAAAGGAGGCTGAAAAGTATGATGTTGTTGAGAAAGTAATGGAGGATATGGTGTTGGAAGGGATTAACCCTAATGTGGTTACATATAATATTCTCATGAGTGCATATATAGAACAAGGTGAGGAGCTTGAAGCTCTGAATCTTTTCGAGGAGATAGCGAGGAAAGGTTTATCTCCGAGCCCTGCATCCTACTCCACCGCCTTGTTTGCTTACCGGAGGCTTGAAGATGGCGTTGGGGCCGTGAAATTCTTTGTGGAGATAAGGGAAAAGTATGGAAAGGGTGAGATAGGAAAGGATGGAGATGAGAATTGGGAGGCCGAGTTTTCCAAGCTCGAGAATTTCACAATTCGGATATGTTATCAAGTGATGAGGCAATGGCTAACAAAGCGGGAGAATTTAAGCCTCAATGTGTTGAGGCTGCTGACAGAAATGGACAGGGCCGGTCTTGAGCAAGGGCGGGCAGAATACGAACGCCTTGTGTGGGCATGTACCCGCGAAGAACATTATGTTGTTGCCAAAGAACTGTATGAGAGGATAAGAGAAAGAAGCTCCGAGATTAGCTTATCCGTCTGCAACCATGTGATTTGGCTAATGGGGAAGGCTAAGAAATGGTGGGCAGCTCTCGAAATATACGAGGATCTGTTGGACAAGGGGCCAAAACCGAATAACATGTCTTATGAACTCATAGTTTCTCATTTCAACATTCTACTCGGTGCAGCTAGAAAACGAGGGATATGGCGATGGGGTGTTAGGCTGCTCGATAAGATGGAAGAGAAAGGACTCAAACCGGGCAGCAGAGAATGGAATGCTGTCCTCATTGCATGCTCCAAGGCCTCCGAGACATCTGCTGCCATTGAGATCTTCAAGAGAATGGTGGAACGAGGCGAAAAGCCAACAATTGTCTCCTATGGGGCACTGCTCAGTGCTCTCGAGAAAGGGAAACTATACAACGAGGCAATGCAAGTATGGAAACATATGCTTAAAGTGGGCGTGGAACCAAACCTATACGCGTATACTATCATGGCTTCACTTTACACCGCTCAAGCCAAATTCGATGCTGTCAATTCTACAATCTCAGAAATGAAAACTCGCGGGATTGAGCCAACAGTTGTCACATTCAACGCAATTATCAGTGGATGTGCAAGGAACGAGATGGGAAGTGCAGCATACGAATGGTTTCAGCACATGAAAGCCCTAAACATAGCCCCGAACGAGGTTACCTACGAAACACTGATTGTGGCACTTGCAGAAGATGGGAAGCCGAGGCTCTCGTATGAGCTGTACACGAGGGCGCAAAATGAGGATATGGTTCTGTCTGCAAAGGCTTACGATGCTGTCATCCGTTCTGCACAGCTGCATCGGGCTACTATTGATGTTGGCACACTTGGTCCCCGGCCACCCGAGAAGCAGAAAAAGGTGCAAACTAGAAACTCTTTGCCAGAACTCTGTAACACAGATGATATCTTGAGTAAAAGGAAAAGATTTGATAGAACTGAAATATACCCTGCAGAAGGAGTTTCATAAGTGAAATTTGTTGCCAAAACTTTTAGGGTACTGACATAACTGCTAAACCATTTGCATTTGTTGTTTGAGATGTATGCTAGGCCATCCCCATCCTTGAGAATCTCTGATTCATTTTCACTCAACTGTCCTGATATTGATATGATGCATATATGGTGTAGAGTTTGGAATTGTTTTCTTAATATAGTCATCCATACAACATATCAAGAATAGGGAGAAACTCCTGACAGACGTAGTGTGAAAGTTCACCGTTCTGTATGGGTAGTTCCTTGTAAGCACAAGCATGCCTTCTTACCTAGAGAACCGTTGAGTCATCGTGATTTACCGTTTTACAATTCTGTCGAGAAAGATTAGAGCTATCAATATGGGCTGGCGGTGCGGGACGAGCAAAAAAAAGCTCGCTCCTTGGTGGACCTGAATTTTGCTGGCCCGGATCGCCCCACCTTCAGCCTACAAGTTAAGCCTGTTTTGACGGCTCTAAGTAAGATGTATAGGTGTAGGGCCCTCGGAGGGAGGGATTTTCTCTTTTGTGACAAGGAATAGGGAAGGAGAAGCAGACAAGCAGTATCATAGCTGATTTCTCAACTCACATTtttgaaacaaaaacaaaattaaattaaacattccCTTACAAAACAGGTCCATGTAGAATAGACACTAAAGGTCAGccaaacacataaattatttagaggaagaagaaggataCATAAGGCAAATAAGGCTATAACAAAAGAAGTCCTACCACCTCAATTTGCAGTTTCAGATAACATGGAAATCATAGtacaaatgaaactgaaaataACAGTGAAACAATGGGATGGGGGCAAGACTAGTGCTCCTAATCGGTCTTCCTCGAGTCCTTGAGCTGCCCTCGCTTTCTGATTCCGAGGCAAAACTTCAGACGCCAAGCATCAACTGCTGACTCGGGCAACGAATAGAGCAAGCTCCATAGAAGCGAATGGGGCCAATACGGTGTGCACCTAGGTTCATAACCTATCCAACGCAAGGCAGCCCGAGCATAACCATCAGTTGATGGAACAAAGAACGAAGATCTCCGGATTGATGCCATTTTCGTTGCAACATATAAGGGTACCTAACAGACAGAAACCCAGTAAGAGCGCTAGAACAGAAAACCCGATATGTGCTCATAAACTCCCAGCCGGCAAAACAGCAGTTTTGAATAGTAAAGGTAAACAAGGACACCAAGATTATTGTGaacattgtaatttgtaaacaaTGAAAGAAGATTATTAGTCGGATCCAGAAAGACTATACAGTCAAGTTTAAGCACCAAAGAACTCTGTTCTGATCAGTGCTTAAGTTACCATTAACCAAGTTAAAACGATTTTTCTGATCACACATCAAAGTTGGAACCATGCATTGAATTTGACTACCCTATCATAACTAAATGGAATCCAATACTGTATTTTCCCTGGATGGACTCTCCAGTATTAACACAATGATCAGCTTTGAAGCTCGATTTCTCTAAATGCATGAGCTAAGGTAAGAACAAAGTATAATAAAATCAGTGAACTAAACATGTGAGTATGGGCGAATGGATACCTGACATTGCACATCAATCCCACTTTTCTTGTACTCCACATAAAGGCATCTTGAAAATTGATCAATGTATCTGAAAGTAAAAAATCATGAACATAGTCCAATGTAATTCAGAATAGCAGTACTCAAAATCTCATAAATGCCTATTATGAATTGCTAGAAGCAAGACAGCCAACTAGCTCAATGCTAATTGCTTGCCCACAAAAGACTAACACAGGCCCCCACAGAATAGGGGAGGGTAAAATGACTCAACGGCCCATTAGATGGGAGGAAGTCCACTTCTTGGTCCCACAAGGAACCCATCACATCAGGTGTAACTCCCACACTCCGGCTTTCAAGATCGATCTTTTGTATTCCCCACAAATCTATAGCTAAGAACCAACTAAGCTGCCCGAGCATGGGAGGAAGTCCACTTCCTGGTCCCAAAGGAACCCATCACATCAGGTGTAACTCCCACACTCCGGCTTTCAAGATCGATCCTTTGTATTTCCCACAAATTTAAAGCTAGGAACCAACTAAGCTGCCCGTGCGGGCAACTAGCTCAATGCTAAATGATCAACTAGTAGCAAATTCACTATATAGGAATAAGATGAATTGATCTCCAAGAGGTAAGAATCCTCACCAATAAAAGTGAAATATAAAGATTTTGCACCAAAACATAGAAAGtatcaattttttcaaatgGCAATCAAATCAGTAGGAAGCAGAAGTAAAGAACTTTAAGCAACAAAAGTCAAAAGATGTGAACAATGAAAGATTATAAGGTTGACATTTAGCTTACGCTTTAGTGGCGGC
This portion of the Ipomoea triloba cultivar NCNSP0323 chromosome 5, ASM357664v1 genome encodes:
- the LOC116020089 gene encoding protein LOW PHOTOSYNTHETIC EFFICIENCY 1, chloroplastic-like, with the protein product MQAFGVWPLKSDSWKGFEVGLCSNSISRSGVVERFDLAGNGGFRTCFLRAQICGSRWKSLSEHSFPRFPRFHFFSNPRKNGSFGSFSALALVSEEQKSVCGTLEKDSLSLNQVSEKIQNEDFGCLQLEGIRNVGLSREGDDGGEDGNGNDSHNQEEIRGKKNGRIDVKALAQSLHSAKNADDVEEILRDKGDLPLQVCSSMIRGFGKDKKLDSAMALVDWLRRRSKDSSGSVHPNLFIYNSLLGAAKEAEKYDVVEKVMEDMVLEGINPNVVTYNILMSAYIEQGEELEALNLFEEIARKGLSPSPASYSTALFAYRRLEDGVGAVKFFVEIREKYGKGEIGKDGDENWEAEFSKLENFTIRICYQVMRQWLTKRENLSLNVLRLLTEMDRAGLEQGRAEYERLVWACTREEHYVVAKELYERIRERSSEISLSVCNHVIWLMGKAKKWWAALEIYEDLLDKGPKPNNMSYELIVSHFNILLGAARKRGIWRWGVRLLDKMEEKGLKPGSREWNAVLIACSKASETSAAIEIFKRMVERGEKPTIVSYGALLSALEKGKLYNEAMQVWKHMLKVGVEPNLYAYTIMASLYTAQAKFDAVNSTISEMKTRGIEPTVVTFNAIISGCARNEMGSAAYEWFQHMKALNIAPNEVTYETLIVALAEDGKPRLSYELYTRAQNEDMVLSAKAYDAVIRSAQLHRATIDVGTLGPRPPEKQKKVQTRNSLPELCNTDDILSKRKRFDRTEIYPAEGVS